One Longimicrobium sp. genomic window, AACTTGGCTCACGAGGCGCAAGCCGGGCCGGAACGCGTTGCGGCGCGGGCGCATGCCTGAGCGCGAGGCTCTCGGCACGCCAGAAAGATATCGGACCGAACAACGTGCGTCAACCCGCGCGTCGAGCGCGCCGCCGGGTCAGCTCGCGCGGCGCTCCCCGCCGGAGCGGCGCTCGTCGGGGGAGCGTTCGGCGCCGTGCTTGATGCTGCGGCCCTCCACCAGGAACACCACGTCCTCAGCGATGTTCGTCGCGAGGTCGGCGATGCGCTCCAGGTTGCGGCTGACCAGGAAGAGCGACATCGACGCGCCGATGCGCCGCGGGTCTTCCATCATGTGCGTCAGCAGGATGCGGAAGAGCGAGTTGTGCAGCGCGTCCACGCGGTCGTCGCGGCGGCACACCTCGCGCGCGCCCGCCGCGTCGGCGCGGACGAAGGTGTCGAGCGCGTCCGACAGCATCTCCGTCGCCAGCCGCCCCATCTCCTCGATCTCCGGAAACTCCAGGTAGATGGGCTGCTCGGCCAGGTGGCGCACGGCCTCGGCGATGTTCACCGCGTGGTCTCCCACGCGCTCCAGGTCGTTGCTGATCTTCATCGCCATGGTGATCAGGCGAAGGTCGCGCGCCATTGGCTGCTGCAGCGCCAGCAGGTGGATGCAGGCGTCGTCGACGGCCACCTCCATGGCGTCGAGGTCGTTGTCGCGGCGGATGACCTCCTGCGCCAGTTCGCCGTCGCGGTCGCGCAGCGCCTGCAGCGAGCGGGTGACCAGGTCTTCGGCCAGCCCCGACATGTCGAGAAGCTGGTTCTTCAGCTTGGCCAGTTCCTCGTGGAAGTGGCGGAACCCCGGCGTCGGGCTCATCCGAACCTCCCCGTGATGTAGGCCTCGGTGCGCTCTTCGCGCGGGTTGGTGAACAGCGTGTTGGTGCGCCCCATCTCCACCAGCGAGCCCATGTAGAAGAAGGCGGTGTAGTCCGACACGCGCGCCGCCTGCTGCATGTTGTGGGTCACGATCACGATGGTGTACTGGTCCTTCAGCTCGTAGATCAGCTCCTCGATCTTTTGCGTGGCGATGGGGTCCAGCGCGCTGGCCGGCTCGTCCATCAGCAGCACCTCGGGCTGCACGGCCAGTGCCCGGGCAATGCACAGCCGCTGCTGCTGCCCGCCGGAAAGCCCCAGCGCGCTGCGGTCCAGCCGGTCAGACACCTCGTCCCAGAGCGCCGCCTGCTTCAGCGAGTGCTCCACCAGGTCGTCCAGCGCGCGGCGGCCCTTGGCCAGCCCGTTCACCCGCGCGCCGTACGCCACGTTCTCGTAGATGGACTTGGGGAACGGGTTGCTCTTCTGGAACACCATCCCCACCCGCTTGCGCAGCTGCACCACGTCGAGCCCGGTGCGGTACACGCTTTCGCCGCGGAGGGTGATGTCGCCGTCGTGGCGGATTCCGGGGATCAGGTCGTTCATGCGGTTGATGGACCGCAGGAACGTGCTCTTGCCGCATCCGGACGGCCCGATCAGCGCCGTCACCCGCTTCTGCGGCATCTCCAGGGTGATGTCGTTCAGCGCGCGGGTGCCGCCGTACCAGAACGAGAAGTCCTCGGCGCGGATGGCCAGCTCGGCCGGGGCCGGGGTGGGCGTTTCCGTGGGCATCGCGGCGTCGTTCGGGGGAAGCGCGGGCGCCCGCTGCACGGGGGCCTGCACGGTAGTGTCTTGCATGTCAGCGGCTCCGGTACGGGCTGCGGATCAGGAATCGCGCGGCCAGGTTCATGGCCAGCACCAGCGCGATCAGCAGCAGCGACGCGGCCCAGGCCTGCTTGTGCTGCTCTTCGAACGGGCTGATGGCGTACTGGAAGATCTGCACGGGAAGCGCGGCGATGGGCTCGCCCAGCCCGGCGGACCAGAACGGGTTGCCGAACGCGGTGAAGAGCAGCGGCGCCGTCTCGCCCGCGATGCGCGCCAGGGCGATCAGCACGCCGGTGAGAATGCCGCTGCGCGCCGCGGGAAGGACGACGCCCAGCGTCGTCCTCCAGCGGGTGAAGCCCAGCGCCAGGGCGCCCTCCTTGATCTCGCGCGGCACCAGGCGAACCATCTCTTCCGTGGTCCGCGTGACCATCGGCAGCAGCATGATGGCGAGCGCGACACCGCCGGCGAAGGCACTGAAGCCCCCCATCGCCACGACCACCCACGCCCAGACGAAGATGCCGATGACGATGGACGGAATGCCGTTCATCACGTCGGTGATGAAGCGGATGCCGTTCGCCATCGGCCCGCCCTCGGCCTCGGCCAGGTAAACGCCCGCGCCAATGGCCACGGGCAGCCCCATGGCCCCCGCCAAGCCCACGAGCAGAAAGGTGCCCAGCACGCCGTTGCCCACCCCGCCCCCCGGCTGGGCCACCGGCGCGGGGACGCTGGTGAAGAACTCGGGGTTCAGCGAGCCCAGCCCGGCGCTCAGCAGGTGGAAGAAGATCAGCAGCAGCGGCAGCACGGTGAGCGCCGCCGCCACCCCGGTCAGCGCCAGCCAGATGCGGCTGGAGATGCGCCGCCGCCGGTCGCGGAAGGACAGCGGGTCCAGCGGGGCGGCGTGCCGCGGGGGAGCCATGGGTCCGATGGCGGGGCCGCTCACTTGCCCCCCCGCAGGCTGACGCGCCAAACGAGGAAGCGCGCGACGGAGTTGACCACGATGGTGATGCCGAACAGCAGCAGGCCGATGGACATCAGCGCCGCCAGGTGAAGGTCGTCGCTGGCCTCGGCGAACTCGTTCGCGAGCACGCTGGCCATCGTGGCGCCGGGGGCGAAGAGCGACGTGGCCACCTCGGCCCGGTTCCCGATGACCATGGTGATGGCCATCGTCTCGCCCAGCGCGCGGCCCAGCCCCAGGATGATGGCGCCGATGATCCCGGGCACCGCGTAGGGAAGCACCACCTGCCAGGTCATCTCCCAACGCGTGGCGCCCAGGGCCAGCGCCGCCTCGCGCTGCGCGACGGGCACGGCGGCCAGCACCTCGCGCGACACGGCGGAGATGAAGGGGACGATCATGATGGCCAGGATGACGCCGCCCGCCATGATGCTGCTTCCGTACGCCGGCCCGGCGAACAGCCCCACCCTGTCTCCGATGGCGCTGGCGACGGGCTCCTGGATGCTGGTGCGCAGCCAGGGAACCAGGACGAAGATGGCCCACAGGCCGTAGACCACGCTGGGGATCGCCGCCAGCAGCTCGGTGCCGAAAGCGATGGGCGCGGCGAGCCAGCGCGGCGCCAGCTCGGTGAGGAAGATCGCCAGCCCGATGGAAAGCGGCACGGCGATCAGCAGCGCGAGCAGCGACGAGGCCAGCGTGCCGAAGATGAAGGGCAGCGCGCCGAACTGGCCGGCCACCGGGTCCCACGTGGTCCCGCCGACGAAGCCCAGGCCGAAGCGCTGGATGGCCGGCCACGAGGCCACGCCGACGCGCACGACGATGAACGCGAAGAGCACGGGGATCGCCAGGCCGAACGCGCCCAGCGCCAGCGCGTAGCTGCGGTCGGCGACGTTTCCCTGCGCGTATCGCGGGAGCAGCCGCGATGCGAACGGGCGGGGGCCTGTTGCCAGTGCGCTCGCCTGTTCAGGTACGGGTTGCATCCGTTCCTTGTTTGTCCTGATGAAGGAGGGTGCGGCGAGGATTCTCGCCGCGCCCTCGCGTTGTTTGTCTGCTCGTGTTGGCCCCACCCCCGGCCCCTCCCCGCACGGTACTGCTGTGCGGAGAGGGGAGAACTTCGATCGGGCTTCGGCTGGCCGTGGCGAATGCCTCGGCCGCCCCCCTCTCCCGGCCTCTCCCCCATAAACCCCATGGGGGAGAGGAGAATTCGATTCGGCTCCGGCTGGCCCCGCTCACTCGACTGGCTCCCTTCCCCCGCGCAGTTTGCGGGGGAAGGGCTGGGGATGGGGGGCGCCGGCCCGAGCACCGGGCCTGGCTGCCCTCCGTTACTGCCCCACCCGCTCCTTGTTCGGCCCGCAGGTCACTCCATCCATCGCCGCCAGTGCCGGCGCGCGCACGGCGTCGGGGAGCGGCGCGTAGTGAAGCTGGCGCGCGGTGGCGGCGCCTTCGATGAGCGACCAGCGGACCAGGGCGGCGAGCGCGCGGGCCTTAGTGCAGTCCTGCATCTGCGGCGGGATCAGCAGGTACGTCCACGCCACGATGGGATAGGTCTGCGCGCCCGGCAGGTTCACCAGCGAGGCGCGGAGATCGCCATCTGCCCCGAGCTTCAGGTTCTCGGCGGCGGCGGCGGTGGCCTCGACGGAAGGCTGTACGAACTGCCCGGCGGCGTTGCGCAGCGCGGCGGTGGGCAGGTTGCCCTCGCGCGCGTACGCCAGCTCCACGTAACCCACGGCGCCCGGCGTCTGCTTCACCTGCCCGGTGACTCCCTCGTTGCCCTTGCCGCCCAGCCCGGCGGGCCAGTTGACCGTCTTCCCCACGCCCACCCCCTGCTTCCACTGCGGGCTGACGGCACCCAGGTACTCGGTGAAGATGAAGGTGGTGCCGCTGCCGTCGGTGCGGTGCACCGGGATCACGTCCGTAGCCGGCAGCTGCACGCCCGGGTTCAGCGCGGCGATGGCGGGATCGTTCCACTTCTTGATGGTGCCGCCGAAGATGCCGGCCAGCGACGCCCCGTCCAGCCGCAGCGGCTGGGCGAGCCCGGGCAGGTTGTAGGCGACGGTCACGGCTCCGAGGACCGTGGGCACGTGCACGGTTCCCGGGGCCTTGGCCAGCTCCTCCTGGCTCATCGGGGCGTCGGAGGCGCCGAAGTCCACCGTGCCCTCGGTGACCTGGCGGATGCCGCCGCCCGAGCCGATGGCCTGGTAGTTCACCCGCACCGGGTTGGCGGCCGCGTAGTCCGCGAACCAGCGGTCGTAGATGGGACGCGGAAACGAGGCACCCGCGCCGGTGAGGGTGACGGTTCCGCCCGCGGCGGACGACTGCTCCTTCTGCTTCATGGCCGCGGGGCTGGCGTCGCCGCCTCCGCAGGCCGAAAGGGCGAACGCCGCCAACGCGGCGATGGTTCCGCTGACTCTTTTCATCCGTGCACTGGCCGGTTGGGGACAGGACAGAAACCTGACGTGCCGGAACCTACCGGCCGAGCGTAACGCGAGTGTAACAGATGGCATCACGACACTTGTAACGGCGCCGTAACGGTTGTAACATCCCGCAGCCATTCCGGCCCAGGCCGGTTTTGGCGAGGCGGCACGCGGCGCGTTGGGCAGCCCGCGGACGCGCGGTATCCGGCGAACCCGCCGGCTGCCGTTACAAAACTCGAGTTTTCTGGAGGACGACGTGGGCCTGATTCCGCGTGACGAGAAGTTCTTCCCGATGTTCAACGACCTCGCGCGCCTGCTGTGCGAGTGCGCCGACCTGGTCGCGCAGCTGTTCGCCGAGCCCGCGCGGCTCGCGGAGCTGGCAGCCGAGGTCAAGAAGCGCGAGCACGAGGCCGACGAGATCACCCACGACGTGATCGTTCGCATCGACCGCAGCTTCATCACGCCGCTGGACCGCGA contains:
- the phoU gene encoding phosphate signaling complex protein PhoU, encoding MSPTPGFRHFHEELAKLKNQLLDMSGLAEDLVTRSLQALRDRDGELAQEVIRRDNDLDAMEVAVDDACIHLLALQQPMARDLRLITMAMKISNDLERVGDHAVNIAEAVRHLAEQPIYLEFPEIEEMGRLATEMLSDALDTFVRADAAGAREVCRRDDRVDALHNSLFRILLTHMMEDPRRIGASMSLFLVSRNLERIADLATNIAEDVVFLVEGRSIKHGAERSPDERRSGGERRAS
- the pstC gene encoding phosphate ABC transporter permease subunit PstC; the encoded protein is MQPVPEQASALATGPRPFASRLLPRYAQGNVADRSYALALGAFGLAIPVLFAFIVVRVGVASWPAIQRFGLGFVGGTTWDPVAGQFGALPFIFGTLASSLLALLIAVPLSIGLAIFLTELAPRWLAAPIAFGTELLAAIPSVVYGLWAIFVLVPWLRTSIQEPVASAIGDRVGLFAGPAYGSSIMAGGVILAIMIVPFISAVSREVLAAVPVAQREAALALGATRWEMTWQVVLPYAVPGIIGAIILGLGRALGETMAITMVIGNRAEVATSLFAPGATMASVLANEFAEASDDLHLAALMSIGLLLFGITIVVNSVARFLVWRVSLRGGK
- the pstB gene encoding phosphate ABC transporter ATP-binding protein PstB, translated to MPTETPTPAPAELAIRAEDFSFWYGGTRALNDITLEMPQKRVTALIGPSGCGKSTFLRSINRMNDLIPGIRHDGDITLRGESVYRTGLDVVQLRKRVGMVFQKSNPFPKSIYENVAYGARVNGLAKGRRALDDLVEHSLKQAALWDEVSDRLDRSALGLSGGQQQRLCIARALAVQPEVLLMDEPASALDPIATQKIEELIYELKDQYTIVIVTHNMQQAARVSDYTAFFYMGSLVEMGRTNTLFTNPREERTEAYITGRFG
- the pstA gene encoding phosphate ABC transporter permease PstA, with translation MAPPRHAAPLDPLSFRDRRRRISSRIWLALTGVAAALTVLPLLLIFFHLLSAGLGSLNPEFFTSVPAPVAQPGGGVGNGVLGTFLLVGLAGAMGLPVAIGAGVYLAEAEGGPMANGIRFITDVMNGIPSIVIGIFVWAWVVVAMGGFSAFAGGVALAIMLLPMVTRTTEEMVRLVPREIKEGALALGFTRWRTTLGVVLPAARSGILTGVLIALARIAGETAPLLFTAFGNPFWSAGLGEPIAALPVQIFQYAISPFEEQHKQAWAASLLLIALVLAMNLAARFLIRSPYRSR
- the pstS gene encoding phosphate ABC transporter substrate-binding protein PstS; the protein is MKRVSGTIAALAAFALSACGGGDASPAAMKQKEQSSAAGGTVTLTGAGASFPRPIYDRWFADYAAANPVRVNYQAIGSGGGIRQVTEGTVDFGASDAPMSQEELAKAPGTVHVPTVLGAVTVAYNLPGLAQPLRLDGASLAGIFGGTIKKWNDPAIAALNPGVQLPATDVIPVHRTDGSGTTFIFTEYLGAVSPQWKQGVGVGKTVNWPAGLGGKGNEGVTGQVKQTPGAVGYVELAYAREGNLPTAALRNAAGQFVQPSVEATAAAAENLKLGADGDLRASLVNLPGAQTYPIVAWTYLLIPPQMQDCTKARALAALVRWSLIEGAATARQLHYAPLPDAVRAPALAAMDGVTCGPNKERVGQ